The following are from one region of the Polyangiaceae bacterium genome:
- a CDS encoding PaaX family transcriptional regulator, with translation MGVSSNNVRVTLARLVADSLVQSVGRGEYRLGAAGSALAAEVAGWRERLQSLKRWRGNYVVAACAGLGRGDRAAVNRRERALTLTGFRQLEGDLWLRPDNLVGGVQRVRERLERLQLSPGQASLEARPLVFRAAELADCDEARIAALWDVKRIERGYEETRTRLEQWLEGADRLTPQVAARQSFLLGDGAIRQWVFDPLLPEELIDGELRQKFVASVVRFDEAGQRIWRALSRTAEERTGSTGRAAALGGAA, from the coding sequence ATGGGCGTCTCCAGCAACAACGTGCGCGTCACCTTGGCTCGCTTGGTGGCCGACTCCTTGGTGCAGTCGGTGGGGCGCGGTGAGTACCGGTTGGGGGCGGCGGGCAGTGCCTTGGCGGCTGAAGTCGCCGGCTGGCGTGAGCGCCTGCAGTCCCTCAAGCGCTGGCGCGGGAACTATGTGGTGGCCGCCTGTGCTGGCCTCGGGCGCGGCGACCGCGCGGCGGTCAATCGGCGTGAGCGCGCGCTGACGCTGACCGGCTTCAGGCAGCTCGAAGGTGATCTGTGGCTGCGCCCGGATAACCTGGTCGGTGGTGTCCAGCGGGTGCGCGAACGCTTGGAGCGCTTGCAGCTCTCGCCGGGGCAGGCGTCCCTGGAGGCGCGGCCCTTGGTGTTTCGCGCGGCGGAACTGGCTGATTGCGATGAAGCGCGCATCGCCGCGCTGTGGGACGTGAAGCGTATCGAACGAGGCTACGAAGAAACGCGGACGCGCCTCGAGCAGTGGCTGGAAGGAGCAGACCGACTGACGCCGCAAGTTGCCGCGCGGCAATCTTTTTTGCTGGGGGATGGAGCGATTCGGCAGTGGGTGTTTGACCCGCTGCTGCCCGAGGAGCTGATCGATGGTGAGCTGCGCCAGAAGTTTGTGGCTAGCGTGGTGCGCTTCGACGAGGCGGGGCAGCGGATTTGGCGTGCGTTGTCGCGCACCGCGGAAGAGCGCACGGGCAGCACCGGCCGCGCGGCGGCGCTTGGAGGTGCCGCTTGA